From a region of the Mercurialis annua linkage group LG1-X, ddMerAnnu1.2, whole genome shotgun sequence genome:
- the LOC126687610 gene encoding zinc finger BED domain-containing protein RICESLEEPER 2-like, with amino-acid sequence MDPDPVPIPDPRNGQEEAIAGQLPVVQGIAPDDQLPVEANTNTDPKPVEANTRKRKEVHQRSVVWDHFNAIKDADGVIIQAKCSYCARIYNCHAKKNGTSTLRGHLLRCTKHPHTLETRQALLSLQPVVNVGLVPNSGPAMCNVANWKFDQEAIRKAVSYMIVVDELPLKFVEKQGFKRLMSIACPKFKMPSRWTVNRDCFAMFVQEKLKLKQFMKTNTQRVSLTSDAWTSNQRINYMCITAHFIDNDWKLHKKIISFVPCSRHKGEYLSKTLESCLNEWGLKNIFTVTLDNAENNTAAMSFFMKKMLSWGTTPARCKYAHMRCIAHILNLVVSDGLKESGASFEKVRGAVRYIKNSPLRLSKFNACKKSIEIDCKRSLCLDVPTRWNSTYLMLNTACMYQRVFEEYEETESSFKNDLGENVPSSSDWESVRELCGMLECFYKMTLRISGSLYVTSNNHLNEISDLCTILQDWMGSTDVGLRSMGTKMKQKFDKYWGDPSVMNKLIFFANILDPRDRVVYLEYTLTHMYGAHEGKFLYSFLMDDLHELFNDYECQYKKEKSGGGQTSVPSESVGHLSQANSVLKERYLQQMMETGGVGGTKKTELDIYLSEGVVGNEENFDILRWWKLNSERFPILSRMARDVLAVPVSTVASESAFSTGGRVLDDFRSSLTPALVEALICTQDWLKDPTQPVSVEESLDELEQFEEGLQEPANANTNEANPIVCLCLCLIYLILACFL; translated from the exons ATGGACCCTGACCCTGTCCCTATCCCTGACCCTAGAAATGGGCAAGAAGAAGCCATTGCTGGTCAACTTCCTGTTGTCCAAGGAATTGCCCCAGATGACCAACTTCCTGTGGAAGCAAATACAAACACAGACCCTAAGCCAGTGGAAGCAAATACTAGAAAGCGAAAGGAAGTCCACCAAAGATCAGTGGTATGGGACCATTTCAATGCTATTAAAGATGCTGACGGGGTAATCATACAAGCTAAGTGTTCCTACTGTGCCCGTATATACAATTGTCATGCTAAGAAAAATGGCACATCCACTTTGAGAGGTCACTTGCTTAGATGCACTAAACACCCACACACTTTAGAAACTAGGCAAGCATTGTTGTCCTTGCAGCCTGTTGTGAATGTGGGTCTAGTCCCAAATAGTGGTCCTGCTATGTGTAATGTTGCTAATTGGAAGTTTGATCAGGAAGCTATTAGGAAAGCTGTGTCTTACATGATTGTTGTTGATGAATTGCCTCTGAAATTTGTTGAGAAACAGGGCTTTAAAAGGTTGATGAGTATAGCTTGTCCTAAGTTTAAAATGCCATCTAGATGGACTGTAAATAGAGATTGTTTTGCCATGTTTGTACAAGAGAAGCTAAAATTGAAACAGTTTATGAAAACAAATACTCAAAGAGTGAGTCTAACTAGTGATGCATGGACTTCTAATCAAAGAATTAACTATATGTGTATCACTGCCCATTTCATAGACAATGACTGGAAGctccataaaaaaataatttcttttgttCCTTGTTCAAGACATAAGGGTGAATACTTGTCAAAAACTTTAGAGTCATGTTTGAATGAGTGGGGTCTTAAGAATATCTTTACTGTGACTCTTGATAATGCTGAAAACAACACTGCTGCCATGagttttttcatgaaaaaaatgTTGAGTTGGGGTACTACTCCTGCTAGATGTAAATATGCCCATATGAGATGCATTGCTCATATCCTTAACCTTGTTGTGTCTGATGGTTTAAAAGAGTCTGGGGCTTCTTTTGAAAAGGTTAGAGGGGCTGTTAGGTACATAAAAAACTCACCTCTAAGGTTAAGTAAGTTTAATGCATGTAAGAAGTCAATTGAGATTGATTGTAAACGTTCTTTGTGCTTAGATGTCCCTACTAGATGGAATTCAACTTATCTCATGTTGAATACTGCTTGTATGTATCAGAGAGTTTTTGAGGAGTATGAGGAAACAGAGTCTAGCTTTAAGAATGATTTGGGTGAGAATGTTCCTAGTTCTAGTGATTGGGAAAGTGTTAGGGAGCTATGTGGTATGTTAGAGTGTTTTTATAAGATGACATTGAGAATCTCTGGCTCTCTCTATGTCACTTCTAACAATCACTTAAATGAAATTTCTGATTTGTGTACAATCTTGCAAGACTGGATGGGGTCTACTGATGTAGGATTGAGGTCTATGGGCactaaaatgaaacaaaaatttgataaatactgGGGTGATCCATCTGTAATGAACAAATTGATATTCTTTGCAAATATCTTAGATCCTAGGGATAGAGTTGTGTATTTGGAGTATACCTTGACTCACATGTATGGTGCTCATGAAGGGAAGTTTCTGTACTCTTTTCTGATGGATGATTTGCATGAACTATTCAATGATTATGAATGCCAATATAAGAAAGAAAAGTCTGGTGGTGGCCAGACTAGTGTGCCATCTGAATCTGTTGGCCATTTGTCCCAAGCAAATTCTGTGTTGAAAGAGAGGTACCTACAGCAAATGATGGAGACTGGTGGAGTGGGAGGAACAAAGAAAACTGAGTTGGATATCTACCTAAGTGAGGGAGTAGTTGGAAATGAAGAGAATTTTGACATTCTCAGATGGTGGAAGCTAAACTCAGAGAGGTTTCCTATCCTCTCTAGAATGGCTCGTGATGTTCTTGCTGTACCAGTCTCCACTGTTGCTTCTGAGTCAGCATTTAGCACGGGTGGAAGAGTGCTTGATGATTTTAGGAGTAGTTTGACTCCTGCACTTGTGGAAGCCCTTATCTGCACTCAGGATTGGCTAAAAGATCCAACTCAACCTGTTTCTGTTGAGGAGTCTTTGGATGAGTTGGAACAATTTGAAGAAG GTTTACAAGAACCTGCCAATGCTAACACTAATGAAGCTAATCCTATAGTTTGTCTTTGTCTTTGCTTGATTTACTTGATCCTTGCTTGCTTTTTATGA
- the LOC126687669 gene encoding uncharacterized protein LOC126687669 — translation MEGLIPFVYRAIMQYKNGNEGPIGSWLNESPSASYMRLPTGDSGRFQLTSDHILLFGSGHGFSTATSFPSSDNNSSSSTQILVSTGAQSPLCRLTPRRVAA, via the coding sequence ATGGAGGGTCTTATTCCTTTTGTGTACAGAGCTATAATGCAATACAAGAATGGAAACGAGGGACCGATCGGGTCGTGGCTGAACGAGTCGCCTTCCGCTTCTTACATGCGCCTTCCGACGGGCGATTCAGGGCGGTTTCAGCTGACTTCTGATCATATTCTTCTTTTCGGGTCCGGTCATGGCTTCTCTACCGCCACTTCTTTCCCGTCATCGGACAATAACTCTTCTTCTAGTACTCAAATTCTTGTATCTACCGGTGCTCAATCTCCACTTTGTCGCTTGACTCCTCGCCGTGTAGCTGCATGA